The following proteins are encoded in a genomic region of Maribacter hydrothermalis:
- a CDS encoding restriction system-associated AAA family ATPase translates to MKLIRFKLNSSDGFRSLPEGFEIHFLRDFHFEDATDFNPYILAGLNGSGKSNILEVLAETFYHLNCMFLDRRPDYFDVSEENPKGFNPETSLIEAYELEYFTFLESDIFPGLNQLQKAEIHIVKKANDRPKINWVNEEEFRKTKELSRFESKALLPEFVVGYASGLNQTLSLPFFKSRFLQYDAYLENLKTGEYIVPKPESSLVFLDNSFSQAILLSNLLMNNLNDENGVLGPFKTYVRLLDIESFRIVIKTSTEAEIHSGIEYENGIPNNGNHTIKTNIFNSLKGISSLRDSYTQSYLEKLKRCATSYSEKIILEEEIYDSDITFEAKETKYLYLDYLVNDATKEAFQLHFDDDPLALFELFQLLLIFNNYEFSIQEKHSILGSQNIFLENAMQRLPKENDRVLRFKDFYIKKEGVEKPIYTKNLSDGEHQFLHTLGLCLLFKDTRSLFLLDEPETHFNPDWKAKYISSIRSSFNKEEQESSKTMREMLITTHSPFLISDSEMQYVLLFDKDVQTRKVKEVLRPEFQTFGTSVNKIGIRLFKMANTIGEFAQKKVTEFREKSSNMRNDEEREELIKRIKEELGESVERTLLIHEITESMDDTRPILA, encoded by the coding sequence ATGAAATTAATTAGGTTTAAATTAAATAGCTCAGATGGTTTTCGTTCTCTTCCTGAAGGATTTGAAATTCATTTTCTAAGAGATTTCCATTTTGAGGATGCAACTGACTTTAATCCTTATATTTTGGCAGGTCTAAATGGCAGTGGAAAATCGAATATTTTAGAGGTGCTAGCGGAAACCTTCTATCACTTAAATTGTATGTTCCTTGATAGGAGACCTGATTACTTTGATGTTTCAGAAGAAAATCCAAAAGGTTTCAATCCAGAAACAAGTTTAATTGAAGCATACGAACTAGAATATTTCACTTTTTTAGAATCAGACATTTTCCCAGGGTTGAATCAACTGCAAAAAGCAGAAATTCATATTGTTAAGAAGGCGAACGATCGCCCGAAAATCAATTGGGTCAACGAAGAAGAGTTTCGAAAAACCAAAGAACTCTCCAGATTTGAATCTAAAGCACTTCTTCCTGAATTTGTTGTAGGCTACGCATCTGGTCTTAACCAAACATTAAGTTTGCCATTTTTCAAAAGCCGTTTTTTGCAGTACGACGCATATTTAGAGAATTTAAAAACGGGGGAGTACATAGTACCAAAGCCAGAATCATCTTTAGTATTTCTAGATAATTCTTTTAGTCAAGCTATACTATTGTCAAATTTATTAATGAATAACCTTAATGATGAAAATGGAGTGCTGGGACCATTTAAAACATATGTAAGACTTCTAGATATAGAATCTTTTAGAATAGTCATAAAAACTAGCACAGAAGCTGAAATACATAGCGGAATTGAATATGAAAATGGTATTCCCAACAATGGAAATCACACTATAAAAACCAATATTTTTAATAGTCTAAAAGGTATAAGTAGCCTAAGGGATAGCTATACCCAATCGTACTTAGAAAAATTAAAACGTTGCGCAACTTCTTATAGTGAAAAAATTATTTTAGAAGAGGAAATCTACGATAGCGATATAACGTTTGAAGCAAAGGAAACAAAATACCTGTATCTCGACTATTTAGTAAATGATGCTACAAAAGAAGCTTTTCAACTTCATTTTGATGATGACCCGTTAGCACTGTTTGAACTATTTCAACTATTGCTAATATTTAATAATTATGAGTTTAGCATTCAAGAGAAACATTCTATTTTAGGATCACAAAACATCTTTTTGGAAAATGCCATGCAACGCTTACCGAAAGAAAATGATAGGGTGTTACGGTTTAAAGATTTTTACATAAAAAAAGAGGGGGTGGAAAAACCCATCTACACAAAAAATCTTTCCGATGGTGAACACCAATTTTTACACACACTAGGACTCTGTTTACTTTTTAAAGACACAAGAAGTTTGTTTCTATTAGATGAACCAGAAACCCATTTTAATCCTGACTGGAAGGCAAAATATATATCAAGTATAAGAAGTAGCTTTAATAAAGAAGAACAAGAAAGCTCAAAAACAATGAGAGAAATGTTGATTACTACACATTCTCCATTTTTAATTTCAGATAGTGAGATGCAATATGTTCTGCTTTTTGACAAAGATGTACAAACTCGTAAAGTAAAAGAAGTACTAAGACCAGAATTTCAAACTTTTGGCACATCCGTAAATAAAATAGGAATCAGGCTATTCAAAATGGCAAATACTATTGGAGAATTTGCTCAAAAGAAAGTTACTGAATTTAGAGAAAAAAGTTCTAATATGAGAAATGATGAGGAAAGAGAAGAACTTATTAAAAGAATAAAGGAAGAATTGGGTGAATCTGTAGAGCGCACTCTATTAATTCATGAAATAACTGAATCTATGGATGACACCAGACCAATTCTTGCCTAA
- a CDS encoding restriction endonuclease subunit S, translated as MQSKNIGQIAEVIAGQSPPSDSYNEIEEGLPFYQGKTDFGDLNPIPRKWCTNPTKTAEVNDILMSVRAPVGPVNLANEKACIGRGLGAIRAKGLNDFRYIYYFLKNNQELVSRYATGSTFKSISKGDIEKIRINVPKDSIDQKRIAQVLTDCENLITNRKKSIALLDELLRSTFLEMFGNPMKNTKGWKKDSIKKTIGSVVTGNTPPRKNLNNYSLEFIEWIKTDNIVRGEKNLTKAKEFLSETGSKLGRIVSSNTLLVACIAGSEKSIGNCALTDRKVSFNQQINAIIPFDDVHPEFLYWMFVIFEDYIKSHATKGMKKIITKGEFEKIKLFKPDFEKQTIFAKISENVEETKKLYQRHLTELENLYGRLSQDAFKGQLDLSKVVLREEFLRDVAKPAIKENLDVEKESKNSKTFSKTLFDLDKIDTYLENLIKSNFGEENFVFDDIKDLLFQDFKIQDYQDEYDTWKANFFNILKKENSQIEQYFDIDEGRIKFKLKDEIN; from the coding sequence ATGCAATCAAAAAATATAGGGCAAATAGCAGAAGTAATTGCTGGTCAATCTCCTCCTTCCGATAGCTATAACGAAATAGAAGAAGGGTTACCATTTTATCAAGGAAAAACGGATTTTGGTGATTTAAATCCAATTCCTAGAAAGTGGTGTACTAATCCAACAAAAACTGCTGAAGTCAATGATATATTAATGTCTGTTAGGGCACCTGTAGGTCCTGTTAATTTAGCCAATGAAAAAGCATGCATTGGAAGAGGCCTAGGGGCAATACGAGCAAAAGGTCTAAATGATTTCAGATACATCTATTACTTTTTAAAAAACAACCAAGAGTTAGTTTCTAGATACGCTACTGGCTCCACCTTCAAATCAATATCAAAAGGAGACATTGAGAAAATAAGAATTAATGTTCCCAAAGATTCAATAGACCAAAAACGCATTGCCCAAGTCCTTACCGATTGTGAAAATCTTATTACCAATCGTAAAAAAAGTATTGCGCTTTTAGATGAGTTATTGAGAAGTACTTTTTTGGAGATGTTTGGGAATCCAATGAAGAATACAAAAGGATGGAAAAAAGATTCTATAAAAAAAACTATTGGTTCAGTTGTTACAGGAAACACCCCTCCCAGAAAGAATCTCAATAATTATTCCCTAGAATTCATTGAATGGATTAAAACCGACAATATCGTAAGAGGTGAAAAGAACTTAACTAAAGCCAAAGAATTCCTATCTGAGACTGGTTCAAAACTTGGAAGGATTGTTAGCTCCAACACCCTATTGGTTGCATGCATAGCCGGTAGTGAAAAATCAATTGGAAATTGCGCATTAACAGACCGAAAAGTTTCCTTTAATCAACAAATCAATGCCATTATTCCATTTGATGATGTCCATCCAGAATTTTTATATTGGATGTTTGTGATTTTTGAAGATTACATTAAAAGTCATGCAACAAAGGGGATGAAGAAAATAATTACTAAAGGAGAATTTGAAAAGATCAAACTCTTTAAACCTGATTTTGAAAAACAAACAATATTTGCCAAAATTTCTGAAAATGTAGAAGAAACCAAGAAACTCTATCAAAGACATCTTACAGAATTAGAAAACCTTTATGGTCGATTAAGCCAAGATGCTTTTAAAGGACAATTAGACTTAAGTAAAGTGGTTTTGAGGGAGGAGTTTTTGAGGGATGTTGCAAAACCTGCAATAAAAGAAAATTTGGATGTTGAAAAAGAATCTAAGAATTCAAAGACATTTTCCAAGACTCTTTTTGACTTAGATAAAATAGACACTTACCTTGAAAATCTTATAAAAAGCAACTTTGGTGAGGAAAACTTTGTTTTTGATGATATTAAAGATTTGCTATTTCAAGATTTTAAGATTCAAGATTATCAGGATGAATATGATACTTGGAAAGCAAACTTCTTTAATATTCTAAAAAAAGAAAATAGTCAAATTGAACAGTATTTTGATATTGATGAAGGACGTATAAAATTTAAACTGAAAGATGAAATTAATTAG
- a CDS encoding type I restriction-modification system subunit M translates to MSLLQSNPEIKSKIQELWNKFWSGGISNPLTAIEQITYLLFMKKLDENDTDAQSRAEFNDDPFTSRFEGEFQLPNSDLKIEKQQLRWSEFKRLPAEEMLQRVQQYVFPFIKTLDTDDSPFVKHMRNAVFIIPKPSLLVEAVKIIDEIYEEMERDASEKGQDFQDIQGDVYEYLLSEIASAGKNGQFRTPRHIIKLLVELVSPQLGNRIVDPACGTGGFLLDAYQYLVTQLDKDNKNREKDEDGFIRSSKASRFDEKTKTILNQSLQGYDIDQTMVRLGLMNLMMHGIESPQIDYTDTLSKSYNESSQYDVVLANPPFTGNIDKGDINESLQLGTTKTELLFIERIYQMLRMGGTAGIVVPQGVLFGSGRAFVEARKLMIEKSELKAVITAPSGVFKPYAGVSTALLIFTKGGETENVWFYDMQSDGYTLDDKRAKLKLKDGSDDYGDLQDIVIKYNSKKPASENDRKRTHFTVPKKEIVAEGYDLSFSRYKEEVYDEIIYDKPNKILLKLLGGEDENGNVIEGLEKEISEKLNELKELF, encoded by the coding sequence ATGAGCTTATTACAAAGTAACCCTGAAATAAAATCTAAGATTCAAGAACTCTGGAACAAGTTCTGGAGTGGCGGTATCTCCAACCCTTTAACAGCTATTGAGCAGATTACCTATTTGCTTTTTATGAAGAAATTGGATGAAAATGATACCGATGCCCAATCTAGGGCTGAATTTAACGATGACCCATTTACTTCTCGTTTTGAAGGAGAGTTTCAATTACCCAACAGTGACTTAAAAATTGAAAAGCAGCAATTACGTTGGAGCGAGTTTAAGAGATTACCTGCCGAAGAAATGTTGCAAAGGGTACAACAATATGTTTTTCCGTTTATAAAGACTTTAGATACAGATGATTCTCCTTTTGTAAAACATATGCGTAATGCGGTCTTTATAATACCAAAACCATCATTATTGGTAGAGGCTGTAAAGATAATCGATGAAATTTATGAAGAAATGGAAAGAGATGCCTCTGAAAAAGGGCAAGATTTTCAAGATATTCAAGGAGATGTTTACGAATATTTACTGAGCGAAATTGCAAGTGCAGGCAAAAACGGACAGTTTAGAACACCACGTCATATAATAAAGTTGTTGGTAGAATTGGTTTCTCCACAATTGGGCAATCGTATTGTAGACCCTGCTTGTGGTACAGGTGGTTTTTTGTTGGATGCTTATCAATATTTAGTGACTCAATTAGATAAGGACAATAAAAACCGAGAAAAAGATGAAGACGGCTTTATTCGCTCCAGTAAGGCTTCACGGTTTGATGAAAAGACCAAAACAATTTTAAACCAAAGTCTACAAGGGTATGATATAGACCAGACTATGGTAAGATTGGGGTTAATGAACTTAATGATGCACGGTATTGAAAGCCCACAAATAGATTATACCGATACGCTAAGTAAAAGTTACAATGAAAGCAGCCAGTATGATGTTGTACTTGCTAATCCTCCTTTTACAGGCAACATAGATAAGGGAGATATAAACGAAAGTCTGCAATTAGGAACTACCAAGACAGAACTTCTTTTTATAGAACGTATTTACCAAATGTTACGAATGGGTGGTACAGCAGGTATTGTCGTACCACAAGGTGTGTTATTTGGGAGCGGCAGAGCTTTTGTGGAAGCTCGAAAATTAATGATAGAAAAAAGTGAACTAAAAGCGGTCATCACAGCCCCAAGTGGCGTTTTTAAACCTTATGCAGGTGTTAGTACGGCATTACTCATTTTTACCAAAGGTGGCGAAACTGAAAATGTTTGGTTTTACGATATGCAAAGCGATGGCTATACTTTAGATGACAAAAGAGCTAAACTCAAGTTAAAAGATGGCTCGGATGATTATGGTGATTTGCAAGATATTGTCATTAAGTATAATAGTAAAAAGCCTGCCTCTGAAAACGATAGAAAACGAACCCACTTTACCGTACCTAAAAAGGAAATTGTAGCGGAAGGCTACGATTTGAGTTTTTCTCGCTACAAAGAAGAAGTGTATGATGAAATTATATATGACAAGCCCAATAAGATTCTTTTAAAATTACTTGGTGGAGAAGATGAAAACGGTAACGTTATAGAAGGTTTGGAAAAAGAAATTTCTGAAAAGTTAAACGAACTGAAGGAGTTATTTTAA
- a CDS encoding type I restriction endonuclease subunit R: MKEAETRKELIDHHLKTAGWNVNDFTQVVQEYSVISSVYEPSPDYGTTFSDYVLLGKDGKALAVVEAKRTSKDSEIGREQAKQYCEGIKEETGFLPFCFYTNGLDIYFWDLNNYPPKKIIGFPTRDDLERYDFIRKRKKPLVTELINTSIAGRDYQIQAIRAVMESIERKRTKFLLVMATGTGKTRTCIALTDALMRASWAERVLFLVDRIALRDQALDAFKEHLPNEPTWPKRGEKSIATDRRIYVSTYPTMLNIVKDEENSLSPHFFDLIVIDESHRSIYNTYQEVLSYFNTITLGLTATPTDVIDHNTFNLFECEDGLPTFAYSYEEAVNNIPPYLCNFEVMKIHTKFQDEGISKRTVSLEDQKKLLHEGRDIEEINYEGTQLEKSVRNRGTNALIVREFMEESIKDSYGVLPGKSIFFCQSIQQARQVEQIFDTLYPEYNGELAKVLVSDDSRVYGKGGLLDQFKLNNMPRVAISVDMLDTGIDVRELVNLVFAKPVYSYTKFWQMIGRGTRLLEPTAMKPWCVEKDVFRIIDCWDNFEYFKLNPKGVENKTQVPLPVRFAGLRIDKIELALELDELDIALKEIELFRTQLKNLPKDSVVIQDAQTPLLKALKANFWENLDAKSFDFLREIIIPLYRTVSQVDFKAMRFKKDVLETSLALLEDNTDQLDILKENIQEKVSLLPLSVNVVEKQIGYIKKVLSNNYWATITDTEFDVLAQKLAPLMRYIDKPVTGSGMDQLNLKDVVTTKEFVEFGPQHESVSISRYREMVEQKVNELLKRNPILQWIKEGKQITVEQAAQLAEELHSEDPHITEALLQKVYKNQRANFLQFIKHILGIEILESFDETVSKKVAEFIQTHTTLSTRQIEFLNLLRDYIIERGQIHKRNLLEAPFTVIHPKGIQGVFNPNEIKEIVTLTEQLVA; encoded by the coding sequence TTGAAAGAGGCCGAAACCAGAAAAGAGTTAATTGACCACCACCTGAAAACTGCAGGGTGGAATGTCAATGATTTTACTCAAGTGGTTCAGGAGTATTCGGTTATTTCAAGTGTGTATGAGCCTTCTCCGGATTATGGCACAACCTTTAGTGATTATGTTCTTTTAGGTAAAGACGGGAAAGCTTTAGCAGTGGTTGAAGCTAAAAGAACTTCTAAAGATTCAGAAATAGGCAGGGAACAAGCAAAGCAGTATTGCGAAGGGATTAAAGAAGAAACTGGATTTTTACCATTTTGTTTTTATACCAACGGCTTAGATATTTATTTCTGGGACCTTAATAATTACCCTCCAAAAAAAATTATTGGGTTTCCCACTCGAGATGATTTAGAACGGTATGACTTCATCAGGAAACGAAAAAAACCTCTAGTTACAGAACTAATCAATACTTCAATAGCTGGAAGAGATTATCAAATACAAGCTATTCGTGCGGTTATGGAGTCCATTGAAAGGAAACGCACAAAGTTTCTTTTGGTAATGGCAACAGGAACAGGCAAAACCCGAACCTGTATTGCACTAACAGATGCTTTAATGCGTGCTAGTTGGGCTGAACGGGTTTTGTTTTTGGTAGATAGAATTGCATTACGTGATCAAGCTTTAGATGCTTTTAAAGAACACTTGCCAAACGAACCTACCTGGCCCAAACGAGGCGAAAAGTCAATTGCAACGGATAGGCGTATTTACGTATCTACCTACCCTACAATGCTTAATATTGTCAAAGATGAAGAGAACTCTCTTTCTCCTCATTTCTTTGATTTGATTGTTATAGACGAAAGTCACCGTTCCATATACAATACGTACCAAGAGGTTTTAAGTTATTTTAATACTATAACTCTAGGCTTAACCGCTACCCCTACCGATGTAATAGATCATAATACGTTTAACCTGTTCGAATGCGAAGATGGCTTACCTACATTTGCATATTCCTACGAAGAAGCAGTAAATAATATCCCGCCCTATCTATGCAATTTTGAGGTGATGAAAATTCATACCAAATTTCAAGATGAAGGTATTAGTAAACGCACCGTTTCTTTAGAGGACCAAAAGAAATTATTACACGAAGGACGGGATATTGAAGAAATCAATTACGAAGGCACCCAGCTTGAGAAATCGGTTCGAAATAGAGGTACGAATGCTCTAATTGTGCGAGAATTCATGGAGGAATCTATCAAAGATTCTTACGGGGTTCTACCGGGTAAGAGTATATTTTTCTGTCAATCCATACAACAAGCTAGACAAGTAGAACAAATTTTCGACACCCTATATCCTGAATACAATGGAGAGCTAGCCAAAGTATTGGTTTCAGATGATTCAAGAGTTTATGGAAAAGGCGGATTATTAGACCAATTCAAATTAAACAATATGCCAAGAGTGGCTATTAGTGTTGATATGTTAGATACAGGCATCGATGTACGCGAATTGGTGAATTTAGTTTTTGCAAAGCCTGTCTACTCATACACTAAATTTTGGCAGATGATTGGGCGTGGTACGCGACTATTAGAGCCCACGGCAATGAAACCCTGGTGCGTTGAAAAAGATGTGTTTAGAATTATAGATTGCTGGGATAATTTTGAATATTTTAAACTGAACCCTAAAGGAGTTGAAAATAAGACACAGGTTCCTTTACCAGTTCGTTTTGCAGGACTCCGGATTGATAAAATTGAATTAGCCTTAGAATTAGATGAACTAGATATCGCATTAAAGGAAATTGAACTATTCAGAACACAGCTTAAAAATTTACCCAAAGATTCTGTTGTTATACAAGATGCACAGACACCTTTATTGAAAGCTTTAAAAGCTAATTTTTGGGAAAATTTAGATGCTAAGAGTTTCGATTTTTTACGAGAAATAATTATTCCGCTGTATAGAACGGTTTCACAAGTTGACTTTAAAGCGATGCGTTTTAAAAAAGATGTATTGGAGACCTCATTGGCACTTTTAGAGGATAATACTGATCAGTTAGACATTCTTAAAGAAAACATTCAAGAAAAGGTATCGCTTTTGCCATTATCGGTAAATGTTGTAGAAAAGCAGATTGGCTATATTAAGAAAGTGCTTTCCAATAATTATTGGGCAACTATTACAGATACTGAGTTTGATGTGCTTGCTCAAAAGCTCGCACCCTTAATGCGCTATATTGACAAACCTGTTACGGGCAGTGGTATGGACCAATTAAATTTAAAGGACGTTGTCACCACAAAGGAGTTTGTCGAATTTGGTCCTCAGCATGAATCTGTTAGTATTTCTAGGTATCGAGAAATGGTAGAGCAAAAAGTCAATGAGCTTTTAAAGCGCAACCCTATCCTTCAATGGATAAAAGAAGGCAAACAAATTACTGTTGAACAAGCTGCTCAATTAGCAGAAGAATTACATTCTGAAGACCCACATATTACCGAAGCGCTATTACAAAAAGTGTACAAAAACCAACGTGCTAATTTCTTGCAGTTCATAAAACATATTTTGGGTATTGAGATATTAGAAAGTTTTGACGAAACTGTCAGCAAAAAAGTTGCTGAATTTATACAAACACACACTACCTTGAGCACTCGGCAAATTGAATTTTTAAATCTCTTGAGAGACTATATTATTGAGCGCGGTCAAATACATAAACGAAATTTATTGGAAGCTCCTTTTACGGTAATTCACCCAAAAGGAATACAAGGGGTATTTAACCCGAATGAAATTAAAGAGATAGTAACATTAACAGAACAACTAGTAGCATAA
- a CDS encoding DUF6804 family protein translates to MSFLNRKMIILIKSILALLFFLCLLNMPYGYYELVRVIAFASFGYFAFKANQVEKSEQVFIYIALALLFQPFFKIALGRELWNIVDVVVGVGLITSLFIKKVNR, encoded by the coding sequence ATGTCTTTTCTAAATAGAAAGATGATAATCTTAATCAAATCAATACTAGCCCTCCTATTCTTTCTATGCCTACTAAACATGCCCTACGGTTACTATGAATTAGTGCGCGTAATCGCCTTCGCGAGTTTTGGTTATTTTGCCTTTAAGGCGAACCAAGTAGAGAAGAGTGAACAGGTATTTATTTATATAGCGCTTGCCCTTCTCTTTCAACCTTTTTTCAAAATTGCTTTGGGTAGAGAATTATGGAATATAGTTGATGTGGTGGTTGGTGTTGGATTGATAACATCATTGTTTATTAAAAAAGTAAACAGATGA
- a CDS encoding TerB family tellurite resistance protein: MGFQELFESFDKKKRKSHFKNLLAVAMADGKLDNIEFDYIMQLADKCYMTGDEVKRVIDFPEAISFHPPKTERERFDQMYDLVTVMLVDGRIDDREMQLCKVFAMKLGFKPAIVDKLVLDLIDNALKGVAKDVALAHVFSK; the protein is encoded by the coding sequence ATGGGATTTCAAGAGTTATTTGAAAGTTTTGATAAAAAGAAAAGGAAGAGTCATTTTAAAAATTTACTTGCAGTGGCTATGGCCGATGGTAAATTGGACAATATAGAATTTGATTATATAATGCAATTAGCAGATAAGTGTTATATGACAGGAGATGAAGTAAAACGAGTCATAGATTTTCCAGAAGCTATCAGCTTTCATCCGCCAAAGACAGAAAGAGAAAGATTTGACCAAATGTATGACCTAGTAACGGTAATGCTAGTAGATGGCCGTATTGACGATAGAGAAATGCAGTTATGTAAAGTTTTCGCAATGAAATTGGGATTTAAGCCAGCTATTGTGGATAAGCTAGTTTTGGATTTAATTGACAATGCCCTAAAAGGTGTTGCAAAAGATGTAGCTTTGGCTCATGTCTTTTCTAAATAG
- a CDS encoding tyrosine-type recombinase/integrase, with product MKLNYSDPKFYTGGVPIKGWSKLTYKQKKDALAKDWYVYFSYRNPETKKLVRQTPIKAGVNRFKTKRERILFMYIIKRALIKILEAGYTPNADNSTLISKLSTSNVVDEKETETIPKKVEQPTKVLKKVTPAPLGSPLIEEPSISIQEAFDFALKIKKRSLSPNSYSGYHGPLKQFEKWLEENEISDIKAITKKTVVQYLNSVLARTSPRTRNNARTSLSAIFTTLEDNEIIEDNFIPKIKPLSTKPTRNKTFTPKQESNLQTYMEKNDQLLLSFVHFISLCFLRPIEVCRLKVKDIDIADKKIYVKAKNKKVKIKIIPEILLNLLPDLSNADPEHFVFTPYEIGGEWDVPERDKRNYYSKRFKKVKDHFKLGIEYGLYSYRHTYITKLYREIRKELNPSETRSTLLGITGHSTLTSLEKYLRDIDAELPEDYSEFLQPSSTKRTQND from the coding sequence ATGAAACTAAACTATTCCGATCCTAAATTCTATACTGGTGGTGTCCCAATAAAAGGTTGGTCTAAGCTAACTTACAAGCAAAAGAAAGATGCTCTTGCCAAAGATTGGTATGTATATTTCTCCTATCGAAATCCTGAAACCAAAAAACTTGTTAGGCAAACTCCTATCAAAGCGGGTGTAAATCGTTTTAAAACAAAACGCGAGCGAATTCTTTTTATGTATATTATAAAAAGAGCTTTAATTAAAATTTTAGAAGCTGGTTATACCCCTAATGCTGATAATTCTACCCTAATATCTAAATTAAGCACGTCTAACGTTGTAGATGAAAAGGAAACTGAAACTATTCCTAAAAAAGTTGAACAACCCACTAAGGTCTTAAAAAAGGTTACTCCTGCCCCACTTGGTTCTCCTTTAATAGAAGAACCATCCATATCAATTCAAGAAGCATTCGATTTTGCTCTAAAAATTAAAAAGCGATCCTTAAGTCCAAATTCATATTCTGGGTACCATGGTCCACTTAAACAATTTGAAAAATGGTTGGAAGAAAATGAAATCAGCGATATAAAAGCAATTACAAAGAAAACTGTCGTTCAATACTTAAATTCAGTTTTAGCACGAACATCGCCAAGAACCCGTAATAATGCAAGAACAAGTTTAAGTGCTATTTTCACAACATTAGAGGATAATGAAATTATTGAAGACAATTTTATCCCTAAAATAAAACCGCTATCAACTAAGCCTACAAGAAATAAAACTTTCACTCCAAAACAAGAGTCTAATTTACAGACTTATATGGAGAAGAATGACCAACTGTTATTATCCTTTGTACATTTTATCTCTCTTTGTTTTTTGAGACCAATTGAAGTATGTAGATTAAAAGTTAAGGATATTGACATAGCTGACAAAAAAATCTATGTAAAGGCGAAAAATAAAAAAGTAAAAATTAAAATCATTCCAGAGATTTTATTGAATTTATTACCAGACCTCTCCAACGCTGATCCTGAACATTTTGTATTTACGCCATATGAAATTGGTGGCGAATGGGACGTTCCTGAACGAGATAAAAGAAACTATTACTCCAAAAGGTTTAAAAAGGTTAAAGATCACTTCAAATTGGGTATAGAATATGGACTTTATAGCTATAGACATACCTATATAACAAAGTTGTATAGAGAAATACGAAAAGAGTTAAATCCCAGCGAAACCAGAAGTACCTTATTAGGGATTACCGGACATTCTACATTAACCTCACTTGAAAAGTATCTACGTGATATAGATGCAGAACTACCAGAAGATTACTCTGAATTTCTACAGCCATCATCCACAAAAAGAACTCAAAATGACTAA